One Oncorhynchus kisutch isolate 150728-3 unplaced genomic scaffold, Okis_V2 scaffold1345, whole genome shotgun sequence genomic region harbors:
- the LOC109886816 gene encoding LOW QUALITY PROTEIN: zinc finger protein OZF-like (The sequence of the model RefSeq protein was modified relative to this genomic sequence to represent the inferred CDS: inserted 2 bases in 1 codon; substituted 1 base at 1 genomic stop codon): protein MTVTLEEEEEVGDLFNTRERRDYRGSSGKPQQPHDAEEAETSFSRSEHLDKHLQISTGKITHCSSDRGKRFTSSGITIHQRTHTGDKSYSCGQCGESFGASCTLTLHQRTHTGEKPYSCGQCGKRWRTSGQLTSHQRTHTGEKPYSCVQCGKSFGQPTSLISHQRIHTGEKPYSCGQCGKSFGQSSALTLHQRIHTGEKPFSCNQCGKSFTHKSTLISHQRIHTGEKPYSCDECGKNFAFLSNLTLHQRTHTGEKPHFCDQCGKNFTQLKSLISHQRTHTGEKPYSCDQCGRSFSQSTSLIYHQRIHTGEKPYSCGQCGKSFGQSRALTLHQRIHTGEKPFSCNQCGKSFTHRSTLISHQRIHTGEKPYSCSQCGKSFGQSRALTLHQRTHTGEKPXSCTQCGKFIFYFFTSSLLKSHQRTHTGEXSYSCTVCGKSFVQSSSLKIHQRTHTGEKSHSYDQCDQRYSEKRSLIKHQKIHTCQ, encoded by the exons gagagagacgggactatcgtggatcctctgggaagcctcaacaacctcatgacGCTGAAGAGGCAGAGACGAgtttctccagatcagaacaccttgATAAACACCTGCAGATATCCACAGGGAAAATAACTCATTGCTCCTCTGACcgtgggaagagattcacctcATCAGGCATTacaattcatcagagaacacacacaggagataaatcttatagctgtggtcaatgtggggaGAGTTTTGGTGCATCTTGCactctgactctacaccagagaacacacacaggagagaaaccctatagctgtggtcaatgtgggaagagatggaggacATCTGGCCAGCTgacatcacaccagagaacacacacaggagagaaaccttatagctgtgttcaatgtgggaagagttttggccaaccaaccagcctgatatcacaccagagaattcacacaggagagaaaccatatagctgtggtcaatgtgggaagagttttggtcaATCAAGTGctctgactctacaccagagaatacacacaggagagaaaccttttagctgtaatcagtgtgggaagagttttactcacaAAAGCAcactgatatcacaccagagaatacacacaggagagaaaccgtatAGCTGTGATGAATGTGGGAAGAATTTTGCTTTTTTGAGCAATCTGACtcttcaccagagaacacacacaggagagaaacctcatttctgtgatcaatgtgggaagaattTTACTCAGCTAAAaagcctgatatcacaccagagaacacacacaggagagaaaccttatagctgtgatcaatgtgggaggagtttttcTCAGTCAACCAGCCTGATATACcaccagagaattcacacaggagagaaaccttatagctgtggtcaatgtgggaagagttttggtcaATCAAGAGCTCTGACTCttcaccagagaatacacacaggagagaaaccttttagctgtaatcaatgtgggaagagttttactcacaGAAGCACCCTGATATCGcatcagagaatacacacaggagagaaaccttacagctgtagtcaatgtgggaagagttttggtcaATCAAGAGCTCTGACtcttcaccagagaacacacacaggagagaaaccctaaagctgtactcaatgtgggaagtttattttttatttttttacatctaGCCTTCTGAagtcacaccagagaacacacacaggaga atcttatagctgtactgtatgtgggaagagttttgttcaaTCTAGCTCTCTGaagatacaccagagaacacacacaggagagaaatctcatAGCTATGATCAGTGTGACCAGAGATACTCTGAaaaaagatctctgatcaaacatcagaaaatacatacatgtCAATGA